From a single Micromonospora sp. WMMD1102 genomic region:
- a CDS encoding DUF5996 family protein: MHEGYSHELASFGFWPGGGEEGAFYAYAYPEPPGYAERTAMFYDRSLQECVLPYERVADAADPDAMLTDFLRTTYEAAADLAAWNRSALEA; the protein is encoded by the coding sequence ATGCACGAGGGCTACTCACACGAGCTGGCGAGCTTCGGTTTCTGGCCGGGCGGCGGCGAGGAGGGCGCCTTCTACGCGTACGCCTACCCGGAACCACCTGGCTATGCGGAACGCACGGCCATGTTCTACGACAGGTCGCTGCAGGAATGCGTCCTGCCCTACGAACGGGTCGCCGACGCAGCCGATCCCGACGCGATGCTCACCGATTTTCTCCGTACGACCTACGAAGCGGCCGCCGACCTGGCCGCCTGGAATCGTTCCGCGCTCGAGGCATAG
- a CDS encoding response regulator: protein MRPPVAVVDDASLIRESFALLLTGLDVVAAVGTVEELLHRRPAVDLVLLDLHLANLEQQPDVRQGIAALRALRSCGYRVCVYSQEERRLVLAACIAAGASGVVSKALPIGRAEQLLLEVASGGTVVPQSVVGILEVLVRRNCITLLSERQRQILHGRARGLSYARIAEQLFVSESTLRGYWLDLTRSLSESLRTLTPGEIEQALGLAPGDLLEPWAGESAAGRDWWCVDTGR from the coding sequence ATGAGGCCCCCGGTCGCGGTCGTCGACGACGCGTCGCTGATCCGCGAGTCGTTCGCCCTGCTCCTGACCGGTCTCGACGTCGTCGCCGCGGTCGGGACCGTGGAAGAGTTGCTGCACCGTCGGCCGGCGGTCGACCTGGTCCTGCTCGACCTGCACCTGGCAAACCTCGAACAGCAGCCTGACGTCCGGCAGGGCATCGCCGCGCTCCGCGCACTGAGAAGCTGCGGCTACCGGGTCTGCGTCTACAGCCAGGAGGAGCGCCGTCTGGTCCTCGCCGCCTGCATCGCGGCGGGCGCGAGCGGGGTCGTCTCCAAGGCGCTGCCGATCGGCCGGGCCGAGCAGCTCCTGCTCGAGGTCGCCTCCGGCGGCACCGTCGTGCCACAGTCGGTCGTCGGGATCCTCGAGGTTCTGGTCCGGCGCAACTGCATCACCCTGCTCAGCGAACGCCAGCGCCAGATCCTGCACGGCCGTGCCCGCGGACTGAGCTACGCCCGGATCGCCGAGCAACTGTTCGTGAGCGAGTCCACGCTACGTGGGTACTGGCTCGACCTGACCCGGTCGCTCTCCGAGTCCCTGCGCACCCTCACCCCCGGGGAGATCGAACAGGCCCTCGGACTCGCGCCGGGAGACCTCCTGGAACCCTGGGCCGGAGAATCGGCCGCCGGGAGGGACTGGTGGTGCGTCGACACGGGCAGGTGA
- a CDS encoding ATP-binding protein, producing MSGWHRLRRVAELPTTRANVERVFSYFIAAVRLGTVAQMLPAVHIGVATSPHRVGYLACWAAAVCAAIAVSAVTLVRRRPLGTMGAAADFALACALLVLGPLVLTSGERLGTWVAYQPGYALSVVLTACGVRSRALCAVGLLGVVVSFVAYLGGAVGQNLTSTAISNILMYVVYAIVARMFFGYTRRVARDADASRARAAELARREEERRAQVMMHNGVALMRLLTEPGTDTARSRLIDQAEVELRRMRSYLRGQARDGDRAASTAADADSSDAESSVADSYLADSSVALAAMVERVCDRFADLYVDALLDLGADLRISAARAEALERALESLLLNVRMHARAQAVVVHLDQGADGSWTLTVRDDGVGFDPSSVTVGVGLREVVVAELQRRGLDVEVESAVGAGTTVTISSRPATATATATATATLTTTASAPATATAMTTAVATATAATTAAAGRTGRGAGVDTA from the coding sequence ATGAGTGGCTGGCACCGGCTGCGGCGCGTCGCGGAGTTGCCGACGACCAGGGCCAACGTCGAGCGGGTGTTCTCGTACTTCATCGCGGCGGTCCGGCTGGGCACGGTCGCGCAGATGCTCCCAGCGGTGCACATCGGCGTAGCGACGTCACCACACCGCGTCGGCTACCTCGCCTGCTGGGCGGCCGCGGTCTGCGCTGCCATCGCGGTCAGCGCGGTGACGCTGGTCCGCCGTCGCCCGCTGGGCACGATGGGTGCCGCGGCGGACTTCGCGCTGGCCTGCGCCCTGCTCGTGCTGGGACCACTGGTGCTCACCTCGGGGGAACGCCTCGGCACCTGGGTCGCGTACCAGCCGGGCTATGCGCTGTCGGTCGTCCTCACGGCCTGCGGGGTCCGCAGCCGCGCCCTCTGCGCGGTGGGCCTGCTCGGCGTCGTCGTCAGCTTCGTGGCGTACCTCGGTGGAGCGGTCGGGCAGAACCTGACCTCGACCGCGATCAGCAACATCCTGATGTACGTGGTGTACGCGATCGTCGCGCGCATGTTCTTCGGATACACCCGCCGGGTCGCGCGGGACGCCGACGCGTCGCGGGCCCGCGCCGCGGAGCTGGCACGGCGCGAGGAGGAGCGACGGGCCCAGGTGATGATGCACAACGGCGTCGCCCTCATGCGCCTGCTCACCGAGCCGGGGACCGACACCGCACGCTCCCGGCTGATCGACCAGGCCGAGGTGGAGCTGCGGCGCATGCGCTCCTACCTACGTGGTCAGGCACGGGACGGGGACCGGGCCGCCTCCACTGCGGCCGATGCCGACTCCTCTGATGCCGAGTCCTCCGTTGCCGACTCCTACCTTGCCGACTCATCGGTGGCCCTCGCCGCGATGGTCGAGCGGGTCTGCGACCGGTTCGCCGACCTGTACGTGGACGCACTGCTCGACCTCGGCGCCGACCTGAGGATCTCCGCCGCGCGGGCCGAGGCGCTCGAGCGCGCGCTCGAGAGCCTGCTGCTCAACGTACGCATGCACGCCAGGGCACAGGCAGTCGTGGTCCACCTCGACCAGGGCGCGGACGGGAGCTGGACGCTGACCGTGCGCGACGACGGGGTCGGGTTCGACCCGTCGTCGGTGACTGTCGGGGTCGGCCTGCGCGAGGTCGTCGTGGCGGAGTTGCAGCGGCGAGGGCTCGACGTCGAGGTCGAGTCGGCGGTGGGCGCGGGAACGACCGTGACGATATCGTCCCGCCCGGCGACGGCGACGGCGACGGCGACGGCGACGGCGACGCTGACGACGACTGCGAGCGCGCCTGCGACTGCGACCGCGATGACGACTGCTGTGGCGACTGCGACTGCGGCGACTACGGCGGCGGCCGGTCGTACCGGCCGGGGCGCCGGCGTGGACACGGCATGA
- a CDS encoding S1 family peptidase, with translation MRRALTLLTSLTLTASLPVVVVAPAQAATDPGSTGSDAIQVDVPVRPAPTSTGTFQVTGTARSAQALDAEAMQDLTTYAESTGQALSTVVAAHQGIHEFSAYTTKLEETSPDTFVRAGLAAGGAAGNWIQFTAKPSAEVVAELERLPVNTEVQYGAPASSKELADLAYTLVTSLAARSDVIRSAGTRYDYQRRVLRLEYAPVGQSPLRTLSSVFQSALTAGTVGGQLPVEVVLELDANPAAVAERVIEGGRDLNKTNGDSHCTAGFTAVRNGARGVLTARHCDNALRYGNAVGLISTRPASGSNAAVDFQFHRTSTANGHSTNKQFRATNRQAGGDRTVTAVANAPINSAVCHWGRTTGYSCTYVADTDSCRTVSGHRYCGLDRTDRDVSAGGDSGGPWFFGNTARGGHTGAADNVFSLFTRISRVPNHLDASVLRN, from the coding sequence ATGCGACGAGCGTTGACTCTGCTCACCTCGCTCACGCTCACAGCCAGCCTGCCGGTCGTCGTGGTGGCTCCCGCCCAGGCGGCCACCGACCCTGGCAGCACCGGTAGCGACGCCATCCAGGTCGACGTGCCGGTGCGCCCCGCGCCGACGTCGACGGGCACGTTCCAGGTGACCGGGACGGCTCGCTCCGCACAGGCCCTGGACGCCGAGGCGATGCAGGACCTGACCACGTACGCCGAGAGCACCGGACAGGCGCTGTCCACGGTGGTCGCGGCGCACCAGGGTATCCACGAGTTCAGTGCCTACACCACCAAACTGGAGGAGACCAGCCCGGACACGTTCGTGCGGGCCGGGCTGGCTGCCGGCGGGGCGGCCGGCAACTGGATCCAGTTCACCGCGAAGCCGAGTGCCGAGGTCGTTGCCGAACTGGAGCGGCTGCCGGTGAACACCGAGGTCCAGTACGGTGCGCCGGCCAGTTCGAAGGAACTCGCCGACCTCGCCTACACCCTCGTCACGTCCCTGGCGGCACGGTCCGACGTCATCCGGTCGGCGGGCACCCGCTACGACTACCAGCGACGCGTGCTGCGTCTCGAGTACGCGCCGGTCGGGCAGAGCCCGCTGCGCACGCTCAGCTCGGTCTTCCAGTCGGCGCTGACCGCGGGCACCGTCGGGGGACAGCTTCCCGTCGAGGTGGTACTCGAACTCGACGCCAACCCGGCTGCGGTCGCCGAACGGGTCATCGAGGGCGGTCGGGATCTGAACAAGACCAACGGCGACAGCCACTGCACCGCGGGTTTCACCGCTGTCCGCAACGGTGCCCGGGGTGTGCTGACCGCGCGGCACTGCGACAACGCGCTCCGGTACGGCAACGCCGTGGGGCTGATCAGCACCCGACCCGCTTCGGGCTCGAACGCCGCGGTCGACTTCCAGTTCCACCGGACGTCGACCGCGAACGGCCACTCGACGAACAAGCAGTTCCGGGCCACGAACCGGCAGGCCGGCGGCGACCGGACGGTGACCGCCGTCGCCAACGCGCCGATCAACTCGGCCGTGTGCCACTGGGGTCGGACCACCGGGTACAGCTGCACCTACGTCGCGGACACCGACAGCTGCCGGACCGTGAGCGGCCATCGGTACTGCGGTCTGGACAGAACCGACCGCGATGTCTCGGCGGGTGGTGACAGCGGCGGCCCGTGGTTCTTCGGGAACACGGCCCGGGGCGGCCACACCGGCGCGGCGGACAACGTGTTCAGCCTCTTCACCCGGATCAGTCGGGTACCGAACCACCTCGACGCCTCGGTGCTGCGGAACTGA
- a CDS encoding BTAD domain-containing putative transcriptional regulator — MSGRTEARSGPTSADAPAPAPPVGILLKSYRERVGLTQQDLAGRSGVSLAAIRDLEQGRSRRPRRDSVRGLARALELNAQDEARLFAAAFAMRPTAVPAPTRPTETDPAAPATPTRLGVLGPLTVWRGGGAVPLTARQKVVVLRLALSAGDVVGREELMDLLWGGRRPASAKNSLHTCIARLRALLQPEPTPVRMLSTTGGGYRLVVGPDQLDLLRFRELAARGAGEEDPERALGHYAEAARLWRGHPDVDLLSSSPLMTAVIEEYAALLCGYATVARDGGEGEQVLPRLRDLAGRLELHEPLHAELVITLSATGRQAEALAAYQRVRAALGDQLGMDPGDQLRAAHQGVLQQRWRGTPRASGRTVIQQAPAAPPDFVGRGRELAVVAEALGLGRSAAGLVPPARIVAVNGPAGIGKTALALEAARRLRDDFPDGQLYADLRGVSTDPVAPLEVLGRFLRALGVPAQRVGADEAEAGAMLRSELAGRRMLVILDNARDTRQVSPLLPGAGECVVLLTSRRRLPDLAGATVVDLPTLPVADALDLLAAAVGPHRIIADPRSARQLAAACGQLPLALRIAGARLTSRPSWSTADLVERLRDTNRRLTELSVGEVGVLASFRLSYHDLSDSARRAFRVCALHPGDDFGLEAAAVLLDVDPVEADLVLGELLDANMLLQYAADRFRFHDLLGLYAARLLAEDDRAERAAARDRLHTWYLRGATAALEWVYPQLVRRTSHGDRGAVFDGPDDAFEWLDTEAPALVSLVERTADSDHRRLAWQIADQLRGYFLVRRHVDRWLRTADAGLRAAVAEGDPAAQAAMLISRGQAMWALGRHPEALDAYTEGARLADAGGWRPAVAYLRHNIGLVLAEQGRLDEAEQSYQAALALSADDDLGHVRAVTLNGLGVMCADQGRLSAAAEYFGAALRINQVTGRDTSVLANRLNLGMVLRQLGAESTAEEHLCAARDGYRRLADPHGELSCLDELSQLHTQRGEGAAAVGAAQQGYDLALIVRNQRAQAALLTTMGEAHLGGGDVPAALESFRQALRVAADYPYFATRATVGLAESLRQVGDGADAHRHAERAEEAARAHGFRMVEAGALEVRARCVAGDDPALARRLAAGAADTYRTAGADLLAGRVEAEQLGRPR; from the coding sequence GTGTCGGGGCGGACAGAGGCGCGCAGCGGGCCCACGTCGGCCGACGCCCCCGCCCCGGCACCTCCGGTCGGCATCCTGCTGAAGTCGTACCGTGAGCGCGTCGGCCTGACCCAGCAGGACCTCGCCGGACGGTCGGGCGTCAGCCTGGCGGCGATCCGCGACCTGGAACAGGGACGCAGCCGCCGTCCCCGGCGTGACTCGGTCCGCGGTCTCGCACGCGCCCTGGAACTGAACGCCCAGGACGAGGCCCGGCTTTTCGCCGCCGCCTTCGCGATGCGGCCCACGGCGGTTCCGGCGCCCACCCGGCCGACCGAGACCGACCCGGCCGCGCCTGCCACGCCGACCCGGCTCGGCGTGCTGGGCCCGCTCACCGTGTGGCGCGGCGGAGGCGCGGTGCCGTTGACCGCCAGGCAGAAGGTCGTCGTGCTGCGGCTCGCGCTGAGCGCGGGCGACGTCGTCGGGCGCGAGGAGCTGATGGACCTGCTCTGGGGTGGGCGGCGACCGGCATCGGCGAAGAACTCGCTGCACACCTGCATCGCACGGCTGCGGGCGCTGCTGCAACCCGAGCCGACGCCGGTGCGAATGCTCTCGACGACCGGCGGCGGCTACCGTCTCGTCGTCGGTCCCGACCAGCTCGACCTGCTGCGGTTCCGGGAACTCGCCGCGCGCGGGGCCGGCGAGGAGGATCCGGAACGCGCACTCGGGCACTATGCGGAGGCAGCCCGGCTGTGGCGCGGACACCCCGACGTGGACCTGCTGTCGAGCAGCCCGCTGATGACCGCGGTGATCGAGGAGTACGCGGCCCTGCTGTGCGGCTACGCCACGGTCGCGCGTGACGGCGGCGAGGGCGAGCAGGTGCTGCCGCGCCTGCGTGACCTGGCCGGCCGGTTGGAGTTGCACGAACCGCTGCACGCCGAGCTGGTGATCACCCTGTCCGCGACCGGCCGGCAGGCCGAGGCACTCGCCGCCTACCAGCGGGTGCGCGCGGCGCTCGGCGACCAACTCGGCATGGACCCGGGTGACCAGCTCCGGGCGGCGCACCAGGGTGTGCTGCAGCAACGGTGGCGCGGCACGCCGCGTGCGTCGGGGCGTACCGTGATCCAGCAGGCGCCGGCGGCACCGCCGGACTTCGTCGGGCGTGGCCGGGAACTGGCAGTGGTCGCCGAGGCACTCGGCCTCGGCCGGTCGGCGGCCGGGCTCGTGCCGCCGGCACGGATCGTCGCCGTCAACGGTCCGGCCGGCATCGGCAAGACCGCCCTCGCCCTGGAGGCGGCGCGTCGTCTGCGGGACGATTTTCCGGACGGGCAGCTCTACGCCGACCTGCGCGGAGTCTCCACCGACCCGGTCGCGCCGCTGGAGGTGCTCGGCCGGTTCCTGCGGGCCCTCGGCGTCCCCGCGCAGCGGGTCGGCGCCGACGAGGCCGAGGCGGGGGCGATGCTGCGCAGCGAACTCGCGGGCCGCCGAATGCTGGTGATCCTCGACAACGCCCGGGACACGCGGCAGGTGTCCCCGCTGTTGCCCGGCGCCGGGGAATGCGTCGTGCTGCTGACCAGCCGGCGGCGCCTTCCGGACCTCGCGGGCGCCACGGTCGTCGACCTGCCCACGCTGCCGGTCGCGGACGCCCTCGACCTGCTGGCCGCGGCCGTGGGCCCGCACCGGATCATCGCCGATCCGCGGTCCGCCCGGCAGCTGGCCGCGGCCTGCGGGCAACTCCCGCTGGCGTTGCGCATCGCGGGCGCACGGCTGACCAGCCGGCCGTCCTGGAGCACGGCCGACCTCGTCGAACGGCTGCGGGACACCAACCGCCGGCTGACCGAGTTGAGCGTCGGCGAGGTCGGTGTGCTGGCCAGCTTCCGGCTCAGCTACCACGACCTCAGCGACTCCGCACGGCGGGCCTTCCGGGTCTGCGCACTGCACCCCGGGGACGACTTCGGGCTGGAAGCCGCCGCCGTGCTGCTCGACGTCGATCCGGTCGAGGCGGACCTGGTCCTGGGCGAGCTGTTGGACGCCAACATGCTCCTGCAGTACGCCGCCGACCGGTTTCGCTTCCACGACCTGCTGGGCCTCTACGCGGCCAGGCTGCTCGCCGAGGACGACCGGGCGGAGCGCGCCGCGGCCCGGGACCGGCTGCACACGTGGTACCTGCGGGGTGCGACGGCGGCGCTGGAGTGGGTGTACCCGCAGCTGGTCAGGCGGACCTCGCACGGTGACCGGGGCGCCGTGTTCGACGGGCCCGACGACGCGTTCGAGTGGCTCGACACGGAGGCACCGGCGCTGGTCTCGCTGGTCGAGCGCACCGCGGACTCGGACCACCGCCGGCTGGCCTGGCAGATCGCCGACCAGTTGCGGGGGTACTTCCTGGTCCGGCGGCACGTCGACCGATGGCTGCGGACCGCGGACGCGGGTCTGCGCGCGGCGGTCGCGGAGGGCGACCCGGCCGCCCAGGCGGCGATGCTGATCAGCCGCGGCCAGGCGATGTGGGCACTGGGCCGGCACCCGGAGGCGCTCGACGCCTACACCGAGGGTGCCCGGTTGGCCGACGCCGGTGGATGGCGGCCGGCCGTCGCGTACCTGCGGCACAACATCGGCCTCGTGCTGGCCGAGCAGGGGCGGCTGGACGAGGCGGAACAGTCCTATCAGGCCGCGCTGGCACTCAGCGCCGACGACGACCTCGGGCACGTGCGCGCGGTGACCCTGAACGGTCTGGGCGTGATGTGTGCCGACCAGGGCCGCCTCAGCGCCGCGGCGGAGTACTTCGGCGCCGCCCTGCGGATCAACCAGGTGACCGGACGGGACACGTCCGTGCTGGCGAACCGCCTCAACCTCGGGATGGTCCTGCGGCAGCTCGGAGCCGAGTCGACCGCCGAGGAGCACCTCTGCGCGGCCCGGGACGGCTACCGGCGCCTGGCCGACCCGCACGGCGAACTGTCCTGTCTGGACGAGTTGAGCCAGCTGCACACCCAGCGCGGGGAGGGCGCCGCCGCGGTCGGCGCCGCCCAGCAGGGGTACGACCTCGCGCTGATCGTCCGGAACCAGCGCGCGCAGGCGGCGTTGCTGACCACGATGGGCGAGGCGCACCTGGGCGGCGGCGACGTTCCGGCGGCCCTGGAATCGTTCCGCCAGGCACTCCGGGTCGCCGCCGACTACCCGTACTTCGCCACCCGGGCGACCGTCGGGCTGGCCGAGTCGCTGCGGCAGGTCGGGGACGGCGCCGATGCGCACCGGCACGCGGAGCGCGCCGAGGAGGCGGCACGCGCGCACGGGTTCCGGATGGTCGAGGCCGGCGCACTGGAGGTGCGGGCACGCTGCGTCGCCGGCGACGACCCGGCGCTGGCCAGGCGACTCGCCGCCGGCGCCGCCGACACCTACCGGACCGCCGGCGCGGACCTACTGGCCGGACGGGTCGAGGCGGAACAACTGGGCCGGCCCCGCTGA
- a CDS encoding MerR family transcriptional regulator: MTEPFRFVVLGDLRFWRSGIEQRLGNRQQQLVLARLLASPGCSVSRGDLAELLWNDRPPARATNLIHRYIGNIRRLIEPGLPRRSLGKWLLSDGHRYRLSAGPDHLDLMDFRRHLGAGRQAAAEGRPSLAIRYYLAALRLWQGRFGAGIEPATGPHPTFDAVDQECVIAVQEAAEVAVRIGHARDVLRRWVAPPGSVCSTSGCTPSGCCCSPPTAGRPRPPSAITTSGAGLVQGGRDVDLPALFGQLDVDRRELGPVAVPAAGPVGRRRDVRQCEAGRLDSGRMVVEVAGMLAVEEVLVHRSSPLTRVTVVDQRRGRRRRTALAGPTLRRVSYRIVRGKLPTLCHRSCRMRRSLVGPAQGARVGPNWAGLSWAGLGWAGLGRRAYAPAMLDTPAEFSIGQVAERTGLSVHTLRLYEREGLLTGRLRRSSGGRRVYGEWDVQWLANCTKFRASGMPLATIRRLAELVGEGPGNEAERLELLRAHRQRVLDRIAELHDCLDLITDKVTAYEEAVGQGTADRLWVAGVRPTPATGAG, encoded by the coding sequence ATGACAGAGCCTTTCCGTTTCGTGGTACTCGGCGACCTGCGGTTCTGGCGGTCCGGGATCGAGCAACGTCTCGGCAACCGGCAACAACAGCTGGTGCTGGCCCGGCTGCTCGCCTCGCCGGGCTGCTCGGTCAGCCGCGGAGACCTGGCCGAGTTGCTCTGGAACGACCGGCCGCCGGCCCGGGCCACCAACCTGATCCACCGGTACATCGGCAACATCCGCCGCCTGATCGAACCGGGCCTGCCCCGCCGGTCGCTCGGGAAATGGTTATTGTCGGACGGGCACCGCTACCGACTCTCCGCCGGACCCGACCATCTCGACCTGATGGACTTCAGGCGGCACCTGGGCGCCGGCCGGCAGGCCGCCGCGGAGGGCCGGCCGAGCCTTGCGATCCGGTACTACCTCGCCGCCCTGCGACTGTGGCAGGGCCGGTTCGGTGCGGGGATCGAGCCGGCCACCGGCCCGCATCCGACCTTCGACGCCGTCGACCAGGAGTGCGTGATCGCGGTCCAGGAAGCCGCCGAGGTCGCCGTGCGGATCGGTCACGCCCGCGACGTACTCCGGCGGTGGGTCGCGCCGCCCGGCTCAGTCTGCTCGACGAGCGGTTGCACGCCCAGTGGATGCTGCTGCTCGCCGCCGACGGCAGGCAGGCCGAGGCCGCCCTCCGCTATCACGACATCCGGCGCCGGCCTCGTCCAGGGTGGCCGAGACGTGGATCTTCCAGCCCTGTTCGGGCAGCTCGACGTCGACCGGCGTGAGCTGGGTCCAGTAGCCGTCCCGGCCGCTGGTCCAGTCGGCCGCCGACGCGATGTCCGGCAGTGCGAAGCCGGGCGCCTCGACAGCGGCCGGATGGTCGTAGAAGTCGCCGGGATGCTGGCTGTAGAAGAGGTGCTCGTCCATCGCTCGTCGCCCCTCACCCGGGTCACCGTCGTCGATCAGCGCCGCGGTCGCCGCCGTCGAACCGCCCTTGCCGGACCGACGCTACGGCGGGTGAGTTACCGCATAGTGCGCGGAAAATTACCTACCCTCTGTCATCGATCATGTCGAATGCGTCGATCCCTGGTCGGCCCGGCCCAGGGCGCCCGGGTCGGGCCGAACTGGGCCGGGCTGAGCTGGGCCGGGCTGGGCTGGGCTGGGCTGGGCCGGCGCGCGTATGCTCCGGCCATGCTCGACACCCCAGCGGAATTCAGCATCGGGCAGGTGGCCGAACGCACCGGCCTGAGCGTGCACACCCTCCGGCTGTACGAGCGGGAGGGGTTGCTGACCGGTCGGCTGCGCCGGAGCAGCGGCGGGCGACGGGTCTACGGTGAGTGGGACGTGCAGTGGCTCGCGAACTGCACGAAGTTCCGGGCTTCCGGGATGCCGCTGGCCACGATCCGCCGGCTCGCCGAACTCGTCGGCGAGGGTCCGGGCAACGAGGCGGAGCGGCTCGAACTGCTCCGGGCGCACCGGCAGCGGGTACTGGACCGGATCGCCGAACTGCACGACTGCCTGGACTTGATCACCGACAAGGTCACCGCGTACGAGGAGGCCGTCGGGCAGGGCACCGCGGACCGGCTCTGGGTCGCCGGCGTCCGCCCGACCCCGGCGACGGGAGCTGGCTGA
- a CDS encoding response regulator transcription factor, giving the protein MPIRVLLADDQPLVRAGLRGLLGLDGDIEVVAEAADGADAVRQVRQLRPDVALLDIRMPVLDGLTATERISADPATAGVRVIVLTTYEIDEYIFSALLAEASGFLAKTVSREELCHAVRVVAAGDALLSPSVTRRVIEEFGRRPGPRQGSVERLAELTAREREVLALVAGGLGNAEIGRALRMSPLTAKTHVSRIITKLGVRDRAQLVMLAYETGLVAPGGAGG; this is encoded by the coding sequence TTGCCGATCCGGGTGCTGCTCGCCGACGACCAGCCGCTGGTCCGGGCCGGGCTACGCGGTCTGCTCGGGCTGGACGGCGACATCGAGGTGGTGGCGGAGGCGGCCGACGGCGCGGACGCGGTGCGCCAGGTACGGCAGCTCCGACCCGACGTCGCACTGCTGGACATCCGCATGCCGGTGCTGGACGGCCTGACCGCCACCGAGCGGATAAGCGCGGATCCGGCCACCGCCGGGGTACGGGTCATCGTGCTCACCACGTACGAGATCGACGAGTACATCTTCTCGGCGTTGCTGGCCGAAGCGAGCGGCTTCCTGGCCAAGACCGTGAGCCGGGAGGAGCTGTGCCACGCCGTCCGGGTCGTCGCGGCCGGGGACGCGCTGCTCAGCCCGAGCGTGACCCGACGGGTGATCGAGGAGTTCGGTCGTCGCCCCGGGCCCCGGCAGGGCTCGGTGGAACGACTCGCCGAGCTGACCGCCCGGGAACGCGAGGTGCTGGCCCTGGTGGCGGGTGGGCTGGGCAACGCCGAGATCGGCCGGGCGCTGCGGATGAGCCCGCTGACCGCCAAGACCCACGTCAGCCGGATCATCACCAAGCTCGGTGTCCGGGACCGGGCCCAACTGGTGATGCTGGCGTACGAGACCGGACTGGTCGCGCCCGGCGGGGCCGGCGGCTGA
- a CDS encoding sensor histidine kinase — MLDGLLREATMLALALVAGTAFRTAELYRKEAEARLAAEQAERARESARSVLAERIRIARELHDVTAHTVAVVGIQLNLARELVRRDPDAARDLLDSARGINVDAIDELRRAVHLLRAPDPAATAPDPASPPELGSRPELGSRPELRPAPDETQLGTLLDRAAEAGLTTTLHREGEPRPLPPTVGLTVYRIAQESVTNVLRHAHARSVTLTLRYAPDGVALDVRDDGRGAGTGTAPAGHGLTGMRERATGLGGRLHAGPLPDGGYAVRAWLPRTVDAPADAAAPALADVPAPALADVPAPASPDDGVAALAALAGAPARVGVVPARAASGW; from the coding sequence GGCCTGCTCCGCGAGGCCACGATGCTGGCCCTGGCCCTGGTGGCCGGCACCGCGTTCCGCACCGCTGAGCTCTACCGCAAGGAGGCCGAGGCCCGGCTCGCCGCCGAGCAGGCGGAACGGGCCCGGGAGTCCGCCCGGTCGGTTCTCGCCGAACGGATCCGGATCGCCCGCGAACTGCACGACGTCACCGCGCACACCGTCGCGGTGGTCGGGATCCAGCTCAACCTGGCCCGGGAACTCGTCCGGCGCGACCCGGACGCCGCCCGGGACCTGCTGGACAGCGCCCGGGGGATCAACGTGGACGCGATCGACGAACTGCGCCGGGCGGTACACCTGCTCCGTGCGCCCGATCCCGCCGCCACCGCACCCGACCCGGCCTCCCCACCGGAGCTGGGATCTCGGCCGGAGCTGGGATCTCGGCCGGAGCTGCGGCCTGCGCCGGACGAGACGCAGCTCGGGACGCTGCTGGACCGGGCTGCCGAGGCCGGCCTGACGACGACGCTGCACCGCGAGGGCGAGCCCCGGCCGCTGCCGCCCACCGTCGGCCTGACCGTGTACCGGATCGCCCAGGAGTCCGTCACCAACGTGCTGCGGCACGCGCACGCCCGGTCGGTCACCCTCACCCTCCGGTACGCCCCGGACGGCGTCGCCCTCGACGTCCGCGACGACGGCAGGGGCGCCGGCACCGGCACGGCACCCGCCGGACATGGTCTGACCGGGATGCGGGAACGGGCCACCGGGTTGGGCGGGAGGCTGCACGCCGGCCCGCTGCCCGACGGCGGGTACGCCGTCCGGGCCTGGCTGCCCCGCACGGTCGACGCCCCCGCCGACGCCGCTGCTCCGGCTCTTGCCGACGTCCCCGCCCCCGCCCTCGCCGACGTCCCCGCCCCCGCTTCTCCCGACGATGGCGTCGCCGCCCTCGCCGCCCTCGCCGGTGCCCCGGCCCGCGTCGGTGTCGTGCCGGCTCGCGCCGCGTCGGGGTGGTGA